In Aedes albopictus strain Foshan chromosome 3, AalbF5, whole genome shotgun sequence, the following are encoded in one genomic region:
- the LOC115267755 gene encoding general odorant-binding protein 45, with the protein MLREKQYITVLFLLVFYSFANLVSALQHAATLKSFDELRIECSKYLPPVGASYNIEDCSDRCLGLVGRFWNDSTSITTHSVSRFYQPDACDQDYIERTKQCLCETVRSLPRNASCQRASCSIQCYQDQFGELKQRMPQFVPVSKLQSSQIIGECAQILQISDKTLKQILADGYGNFAEGRCLTRCFLVRAGLYSDCRGPNIDRFSIQCEGYGAKYEQIVVKCYAELKAQGLDSCTLATRFYDECIQSNEYSNSNMDIPQAIGDSVYGLVLTLVGGAGYLAAAILNGLSDAGIP; encoded by the coding sequence ATGCTTCGAGAGAAGCAATACATTACTGTTCTGTTTTTACTCGTATTCTACAGTTTTGCTAACCTCGTCTCTGCACTGCAGCACGCAGCCACCCTCAAAAGCTTCGACGAACTACGCATCGAGTGCTCTAAGTATCTCCCACCGGTAGGTGCATCCTACAACATTGAAGACTGCTCCGATCGATGTCTGGGTCTGGTTGGGCGTTTCTGGAATGATTCCACAAGCATAACGACGCACTCGGTCAGCCGATTCTACCAGCCGGATGCTTGCGATCAGGACTACATCGAACGAACCAAACAGTGTCTGTGCGAAACGGTCCGGAGCCTGCCCCGGAATGCCAGCTGTCAACGGGCAAGCTGTAGTATACAGTGTTACCAGGATCAGTTCGGAGAGTTGAAGCAACGGATGCCGCAATTCGTTCCAGTTTCTAAATTACAAAGTTCTCAAATTATTGGCGAGTGTGCGCAGATACTTCAAATATCCGACAAGACACTGAAGCAGATCTTGGCCGATGGATACGGCAACTTTGCCGAGGGTCGTTGTTTGACCCGGTGTTTTCTGGTGCGAGCTGGGTTGTACAGCGATTGCCGTGGGCCGAATATTGACAGATTTTCCATTCAATGTGAAGGTTATGGCGCCAAGTATGAGCAAATTGTGGTCAAATGTTATGCTGAATTGAAAGCGCAGGGGCTTGACAGCTGCACTTTGGCTACACGGTTCTATGACGAGTGCATCCAATCCAATGAGTACAGCAACAGCAACATGGACATTCCCCAAGCGATAGGAGACAGTGTGTACGGCCTGGTCTTGACTTTAGTGGGTGGCGCCGGTTATCTAGCAGCAGCGATTCTTAATGGCCTTTCTGATgcaggaataccctaa